Proteins from a genomic interval of Piscinibacter sp. HJYY11:
- a CDS encoding acyl CoA:acetate/3-ketoacid CoA transferase, which yields MKMSISAEHAATLIKDGDVITVSSSSGLGCPDSILAAIGARFDREGSPRNLTSLHPIAAGDMYGIKGVDHIAKPGLLSRILAGSYPSGPSSLPMPAIWRMVVENQVEAYNLPSGVLYDVHRESAARRPGVLTQVGLGTFVDPDLQGGAMNAAAAEKPYVRKETFDGQQWLYFPSIAPDVAIIRATTADEHGNLTFEHEGAILGVLEQALAARNNGGIVIAQVKRQVAAGTMRPHDVRVPGNLVDYVVVDPSQWQTTQTSYDPAISGEIFQPLSTFELQAWGAEKVIARRAAMELAAGQAVNLGFGISANVPRILLEEGLHGEVTWVIEQGAVGGMPLLGFAFGCASNADCIVPSPSQFTYFQGGGFDVTLLSFLQVGQDGSVNVSKLGAKPYLTAGCGGFVDITAHAKRIVFSGFFTAGAQIEIRDGRLSIVKEGRTRKFVSETEHVTFSGLMAKTRHQRVTYVTERCVIELGAEGLEVVEVAPGVDLERDVLGQSDVPLRVSPSLRQMDEALFHEPPMGLQLARRESRHG from the coding sequence ATGAAGATGTCCATCTCCGCCGAACACGCGGCAACCCTTATCAAAGACGGTGACGTCATCACCGTCAGCTCATCTAGCGGCCTCGGATGTCCGGACTCGATTCTCGCTGCGATCGGCGCTCGCTTTGACCGCGAGGGAAGCCCCCGCAATCTCACGAGTCTTCATCCGATCGCAGCCGGCGACATGTACGGCATCAAGGGTGTGGATCACATCGCTAAGCCGGGATTGCTGTCGCGGATCCTTGCAGGCTCGTATCCAAGCGGCCCATCGTCGCTGCCAATGCCGGCGATCTGGCGCATGGTGGTCGAAAACCAGGTTGAGGCGTACAACTTGCCCAGCGGCGTGCTCTATGACGTCCACCGCGAATCAGCAGCGCGCCGTCCAGGCGTGCTGACCCAGGTCGGACTTGGTACCTTTGTCGACCCAGATCTGCAGGGTGGCGCAATGAACGCCGCTGCCGCCGAGAAGCCGTATGTCCGCAAGGAAACCTTCGACGGGCAGCAGTGGCTCTACTTCCCGTCTATTGCGCCAGATGTCGCCATCATCCGGGCCACCACGGCAGATGAGCATGGAAACCTAACTTTCGAGCACGAGGGCGCAATTCTCGGTGTGCTGGAGCAGGCACTCGCTGCTCGCAACAACGGCGGCATCGTCATCGCGCAGGTGAAACGCCAAGTCGCCGCAGGAACGATGCGGCCCCACGACGTGCGAGTGCCAGGCAATCTCGTCGACTATGTGGTGGTTGACCCTAGCCAGTGGCAAACGACGCAAACCAGCTACGACCCGGCAATCAGCGGCGAGATCTTCCAGCCACTGTCTACTTTTGAACTGCAAGCGTGGGGCGCAGAGAAGGTCATCGCCCGTCGTGCGGCGATGGAATTGGCAGCCGGCCAAGCGGTCAACCTCGGCTTCGGCATCTCTGCGAACGTGCCTCGCATCCTCCTTGAAGAAGGCTTGCACGGCGAGGTCACGTGGGTCATCGAGCAGGGCGCCGTCGGCGGCATGCCTTTGCTCGGATTTGCATTCGGCTGCGCCTCAAACGCAGACTGCATCGTGCCATCGCCAAGCCAGTTCACGTACTTCCAGGGCGGCGGTTTCGATGTGACGTTGCTGTCGTTCCTGCAGGTCGGGCAGGACGGCAGCGTCAATGTGTCAAAGCTGGGGGCCAAGCCTTACCTCACGGCCGGGTGCGGTGGCTTCGTCGACATCACGGCGCACGCAAAGCGAATCGTTTTCTCTGGGTTCTTCACGGCTGGGGCGCAGATCGAAATCCGCGACGGACGCCTCTCGATTGTGAAAGAAGGCCGGACTCGCAAGTTTGTGAGTGAAACCGAGCATGTCACCTTCAGCGGCTTGATGGCAAAAACGCGGCATCAGCGTGTCACGTATGTGACTGAAAGGTGTGTCATCGAGCTGGGGGCAGAGGGCCTAGAGGTGGTGGAGGTTGCGCCAGGGGTTGACCTGGAGCGCGACGTTCTCGGCCAGTCGGATGTACCGCTTCGGGTTTCACCAAGCCTGCGGCAGATGGACGAGGCACTTTTTCACGAGCCGCCGATGGGCCTGCAGCTGGCGAGAAGGGAATCACGCCATGGCTGA
- a CDS encoding carbohydrate ABC transporter permease, translating into MASPNAAARRAGGPPVPFGVARLALYAALLVLALTFLMPVYVMVVNSLKPLDEIRSGNLLALPISWTIDPWLMAWSTAQIGVQPTGLKPYFINSFLLVIPSVVLSTLIGALNGYILTQYRFRGDHLLFAAMLFSVFIPYQIVLIPMAKTLGLLGLAGTVKGLVFVNVVYGIGFTTLFFRNYYAAFPGELVRSARMDGAGFFGILWRILLPNSSPIIVVTVIWQFTNIWNEFLFGASFSDYSSYPLTVALNNLVNSSTGVKEYNVHFAGAFIAALPTLIVYLLSGKYFVRGLMAGSVKG; encoded by the coding sequence ATGGCTAGCCCAAATGCCGCCGCACGCCGCGCCGGCGGTCCGCCGGTGCCTTTCGGGGTCGCACGCCTAGCCCTTTACGCAGCGCTGCTCGTGCTGGCGCTGACGTTCCTCATGCCGGTGTACGTCATGGTGGTGAACTCGCTCAAGCCACTCGACGAGATCCGATCGGGCAACCTGCTGGCGCTGCCCATTAGCTGGACCATCGATCCGTGGCTCATGGCCTGGAGCACGGCACAGATCGGGGTGCAACCAACTGGCCTCAAGCCGTACTTCATCAACTCGTTCCTGCTGGTGATTCCGTCGGTTGTGCTGTCCACCCTGATTGGCGCGCTCAACGGCTACATCCTGACGCAGTACCGCTTTCGTGGCGATCACCTGCTGTTCGCGGCGATGCTGTTCTCAGTGTTCATCCCGTATCAGATCGTGCTGATTCCGATGGCCAAAACGCTCGGGCTCCTCGGCCTTGCTGGAACGGTCAAGGGCCTGGTGTTCGTCAACGTGGTGTATGGCATCGGGTTCACCACGCTGTTCTTCCGCAACTACTACGCCGCGTTCCCCGGCGAGCTGGTGCGCTCGGCGCGTATGGACGGCGCGGGCTTCTTTGGAATTCTGTGGCGCATCCTGCTGCCCAACAGCTCTCCCATCATCGTCGTCACCGTGATCTGGCAGTTCACCAACATCTGGAACGAGTTCCTGTTTGGTGCGTCCTTCAGCGACTACAGCTCGTATCCGCTCACCGTGGCGCTCAACAACCTGGTCAACAGCAGCACCGGGGTAAAGGAATACAACGTTCATTTTGCGGGCGCCTTCATCGCCGCATTGCCGACGTTGATCGTCTATCTGCTATCGGGCAAGTACTTTGTGCGCGGCCTCATGGCGGGCTCCGTCAAAGGTTAA
- a CDS encoding Gfo/Idh/MocA family protein yields the protein MKWGLIGASNVASEHMVSAIRAQPGHEVVAVMSGNASRAQEFAKANSIAEFYDDVDRLLAQSKVDAVYVSSTNEKHCAQVIAAAAAGKHILCEKPLALTVEDAMAMRDACAQAGVVLGTNHHLRNAATIRKIRELVRSGAIGRPLCARVFHAVHLPPHLQGWRVDKPQAGGGVVLDITVHDADTLRFVLDAEPVEVVGMTQSTSMSENGVADGVMAVIRFDNGVMAQMHEAFTVRHAGTGIEIHGEIGSVIGRNVMTQRPVGEVVIRDALGEREVEVQHENLYVRSVAEFSAAVRGAGRPAATAEDGVMSLAVAAAVAEASRSGCTVRVMSPFK from the coding sequence ATGAAGTGGGGCCTCATCGGCGCCAGCAACGTGGCCAGCGAGCACATGGTCAGTGCCATTCGAGCTCAGCCCGGCCACGAGGTGGTGGCGGTGATGAGCGGCAACGCCAGTCGCGCGCAAGAGTTCGCAAAGGCGAACAGCATCGCAGAGTTTTACGACGACGTGGACCGCCTTCTCGCTCAATCCAAGGTCGATGCGGTGTATGTCAGCAGCACCAACGAGAAGCACTGCGCGCAGGTGATCGCGGCAGCAGCAGCAGGAAAGCACATTCTTTGCGAGAAACCCCTGGCCCTCACGGTCGAAGACGCGATGGCGATGCGCGATGCTTGTGCGCAGGCCGGGGTAGTACTTGGCACCAATCATCACCTGCGCAACGCCGCCACGATTCGCAAGATTCGTGAATTGGTTCGCTCCGGCGCGATCGGGCGCCCGTTGTGCGCGCGCGTCTTCCATGCAGTGCACCTCCCACCGCACTTGCAAGGCTGGCGAGTGGACAAGCCGCAGGCCGGTGGAGGAGTGGTCCTAGACATCACCGTGCATGACGCTGACACCCTGCGGTTCGTGCTGGACGCAGAGCCCGTGGAAGTGGTCGGCATGACCCAGTCCACATCGATGTCCGAGAACGGTGTCGCAGACGGCGTGATGGCGGTGATCCGCTTTGACAACGGCGTCATGGCGCAAATGCACGAAGCATTCACCGTTCGGCACGCTGGTACCGGGATCGAAATACACGGAGAGATCGGGTCAGTGATCGGGCGAAACGTGATGACCCAGCGCCCTGTAGGCGAGGTAGTGATTCGCGACGCGCTCGGCGAGCGCGAGGTGGAAGTGCAGCACGAAAACCTGTATGTGCGAAGCGTCGCCGAGTTCAGCGCTGCGGTCCGAGGTGCCGGACGGCCGGCCGCTACAGCAGAGGATGGTGTCATGTCTCTGGCGGTGGCGGCGGCCGTGGCAGAGGCGAGCCGCAGCGGTTGCACGGTCCGCGTTATGAGCCCATTCAAGTGA
- a CDS encoding carbohydrate ABC transporter permease, with the protein MRAHLLARLLISPSALLILVCVYGYIAFTFYLSFTPSTLLPQYELTGGASYKRLVGLENWSVALSNLWVFASLYIGFALVLGLGLAILIDQKIRAESAFRSIFLYPMALSFIVTGTAWKWLLDPGVGLERSVHMFGWTSFSFSWIKDSELAIYCVVIAAVWQTSGFVMAMFLAGLRGVDSEQVNAARVDGAKTWQIYLRIIIPQLGPVFVSAFVILCHMAVKSYDLVIALTNGGPGRSTWLPSVFMYQYTFTRNEMAVGAASAVLMLIAIGVVVLPYLYNEMNKAKHG; encoded by the coding sequence ATGCGTGCCCACCTGTTAGCTCGGTTGCTGATCTCGCCAAGTGCTTTGCTGATCTTGGTGTGCGTCTACGGCTACATCGCGTTCACGTTCTATTTGTCGTTCACTCCGTCGACGCTGCTGCCGCAATACGAGTTGACAGGTGGGGCGAGCTACAAGCGACTGGTCGGCCTTGAAAACTGGTCTGTCGCTTTGTCCAACCTCTGGGTCTTCGCAAGTCTGTATATCGGCTTTGCCTTGGTCCTTGGGTTGGGCCTCGCCATCTTGATCGATCAGAAGATTCGCGCCGAGAGCGCGTTCAGGTCGATCTTCCTCTACCCAATGGCTCTGTCTTTCATCGTCACGGGTACGGCGTGGAAATGGTTGCTCGATCCGGGTGTCGGCCTCGAGCGAAGCGTGCACATGTTCGGCTGGACGAGCTTCTCCTTCAGCTGGATCAAGGACAGCGAGCTAGCGATCTATTGCGTTGTCATTGCGGCGGTCTGGCAGACCTCCGGCTTCGTGATGGCAATGTTCCTCGCAGGTCTGCGCGGAGTCGACTCGGAGCAGGTCAATGCAGCACGTGTCGATGGCGCAAAGACTTGGCAGATCTACCTGCGAATCATCATCCCGCAGCTCGGGCCTGTGTTCGTCTCGGCCTTCGTGATCCTGTGCCACATGGCGGTGAAGTCGTACGACCTCGTGATCGCCTTGACCAATGGCGGGCCGGGGCGCTCAACCTGGCTCCCCTCTGTCTTCATGTACCAGTACACCTTCACACGAAACGAGATGGCCGTGGGTGCGGCCAGCGCGGTTCTGATGTTGATTGCCATCGGTGTGGTGGTGCTTCCCTATCTCTACAACGAAATGAACAAGGCGAAACATGGCTAG
- a CDS encoding aldehyde dehydrogenase family protein: MTTQASQVDPNFKPFHGRLLINGDWCGAEKGGTIERRSPAHNYVVGVYAEATESDAERAVKAARVAFDSGPWPHMSGSERSRILRAVADGILSRKDELARLETLENGKPLAQSLAEIEGAADLWHYAATLARNLHGDSYNTLGADTLGVVLRDPIGVVSIITPWNFPFLIVSQKLPFALAAGCTTVVKPAEVTSGTTVLLGEILIAAGLPPGVVNILTGPGRVVGEVLVTHPDVDMLSFTGSTLVGKQAVAKSAQTLKKVSMELGGKNPQVIFDDCDWEAAVDAVVYGIFFNAGQCCNSGSRILVQDTIADKFAAAVVNKAKQVHLGDPLLPGTQVGAITTEKQFETILAYIEGAKRAGATIALGGARVSRAGYFIEPTVITNVTPNMAIASEEVFGPVLSVLTFKTVDDAVALANSTLYGLSAAVWSSNFSTCLTAARRIRAGTVWINTFLEGHAELPFGGYRESGLGRELGRFATEDYTESKTLQMHLGARTNWYLPKP, from the coding sequence ATGACGACACAAGCTTCCCAAGTCGATCCGAACTTCAAACCTTTCCACGGTCGCCTGCTGATCAACGGAGACTGGTGTGGCGCTGAAAAGGGCGGCACCATTGAGCGACGCTCGCCCGCACACAACTATGTGGTGGGCGTGTACGCGGAAGCTACGGAGTCGGACGCAGAGCGTGCCGTGAAGGCGGCGCGCGTCGCCTTCGACAGCGGGCCGTGGCCCCACATGAGTGGCAGCGAACGCAGCCGAATTCTTCGCGCCGTGGCCGACGGCATCCTGTCGCGAAAGGACGAGCTGGCACGTCTTGAGACCCTTGAGAACGGCAAGCCTCTAGCGCAGTCCCTTGCGGAAATTGAGGGCGCGGCCGACTTGTGGCACTACGCCGCCACGTTGGCTCGGAATCTTCACGGAGACAGCTACAACACGCTGGGCGCAGACACACTGGGGGTGGTGCTGCGCGATCCCATCGGAGTCGTGAGCATCATCACGCCTTGGAACTTTCCGTTCCTGATCGTTAGCCAAAAACTGCCGTTCGCGCTGGCAGCGGGCTGCACAACCGTCGTCAAGCCCGCTGAAGTGACCTCTGGCACCACGGTGCTTCTGGGTGAGATCCTCATCGCCGCGGGCCTGCCGCCCGGGGTCGTCAACATCTTGACGGGGCCCGGCCGTGTCGTTGGAGAGGTTCTGGTCACGCACCCGGACGTCGACATGCTGTCATTCACGGGATCCACGCTCGTCGGCAAGCAGGCCGTTGCTAAGTCTGCGCAGACCCTGAAGAAGGTCTCGATGGAACTGGGGGGCAAGAACCCGCAGGTCATCTTCGACGACTGCGACTGGGAAGCAGCAGTCGACGCCGTTGTTTATGGCATCTTCTTCAACGCCGGCCAGTGCTGCAACAGCGGTAGCCGCATCCTGGTGCAGGACACCATCGCAGACAAGTTCGCGGCGGCCGTCGTCAACAAGGCCAAGCAGGTCCACCTTGGTGACCCGCTGCTGCCAGGCACGCAGGTCGGCGCCATCACCACCGAGAAGCAGTTCGAAACCATCCTGGCCTACATCGAAGGGGCCAAGCGCGCGGGGGCGACGATCGCCCTCGGCGGTGCCCGTGTGAGCCGCGCTGGTTACTTCATCGAGCCGACCGTCATCACCAATGTGACGCCCAACATGGCCATTGCATCCGAAGAAGTCTTCGGCCCGGTGCTGTCCGTGTTGACCTTCAAGACGGTCGACGATGCCGTCGCCTTGGCCAACTCCACGCTCTATGGTCTATCGGCCGCGGTGTGGAGCAGCAACTTCAGCACCTGCCTGACGGCCGCTCGACGCATCCGCGCCGGCACGGTCTGGATCAACACGTTTCTCGAGGGACACGCGGAGCTGCCTTTCGGTGGCTATCGGGAGAGCGGCCTCGGCCGCGAGTTGGGGCGTTTTGCGACAGAGGACTACACCGAGAGCAAAACATTGCAAATGCACCTTGGGGCCCGGACAAATTGGTACTTGCCCAAGCCCTGA
- a CDS encoding LacI family DNA-binding transcriptional regulator, giving the protein MARHEADAGKNLTILDVAREAKVSKSTVSLVLQGSNLIRENTAQKVRDAVEKLGYVYNRRAAELRGQSSNTIGVVINDLMNPFFAEVLVGIERKLVDAGYIVLMANTHESLSRQEKVLASMREHKTAGIILCPALGTSKTVPELVQSWGIPLLVMARSLGRGSYDYAGSDNERGVKMAVDYLLSKGHKKIGFLGGRPGVVYDQRLRGYDKALAAAGINVNEKFIVESAPNRAGGYEAMKIMLAMRTRPTAAVCYNDITALGALAALGDEGMRAGRDFALLGFDNVIDTAHSNPPLSTIDVRPAEIGEHAAAALMARIADPSIARQVYVAQPRLLLRQSA; this is encoded by the coding sequence ATGGCCCGGCACGAAGCCGACGCTGGCAAGAACCTCACCATCCTCGACGTGGCACGAGAGGCCAAGGTGTCGAAGTCGACGGTGTCCCTTGTCCTGCAAGGCAGCAACCTCATCCGCGAGAACACCGCGCAAAAGGTGCGTGATGCGGTTGAAAAACTTGGGTACGTTTACAACAGGCGTGCAGCAGAACTGAGAGGCCAAAGTTCCAACACGATTGGGGTGGTGATCAATGACTTGATGAACCCCTTCTTTGCGGAAGTTCTGGTGGGCATTGAGCGCAAGCTTGTGGATGCTGGATATATCGTTCTCATGGCGAATACGCACGAGAGCTTGAGCCGGCAGGAGAAGGTTCTCGCCTCGATGCGCGAGCACAAGACGGCTGGCATCATCCTTTGCCCCGCGCTGGGCACCTCGAAGACGGTGCCAGAGCTTGTGCAATCCTGGGGTATCCCACTTCTTGTGATGGCTCGCTCACTGGGTCGCGGCAGCTACGACTACGCCGGTTCCGACAACGAGCGGGGCGTCAAGATGGCGGTCGACTACTTGCTCAGTAAGGGCCACAAGAAGATCGGTTTCCTAGGCGGGCGGCCTGGCGTTGTCTACGACCAGCGCCTGCGCGGCTATGACAAGGCGCTCGCCGCAGCTGGCATCAATGTGAATGAGAAATTCATCGTCGAGTCCGCACCAAACCGGGCAGGAGGGTATGAAGCGATGAAGATAATGCTGGCGATGCGGACTCGTCCCACCGCCGCGGTCTGCTACAACGACATCACCGCTCTTGGCGCGCTGGCTGCACTCGGGGATGAGGGTATGCGCGCCGGGCGGGACTTCGCTCTACTGGGCTTCGACAACGTGATCGATACTGCACACTCCAACCCCCCGTTGAGCACCATCGACGTACGGCCGGCCGAAATCGGCGAGCACGCGGCCGCAGCCTTGATGGCGCGCATCGCAGACCCGAGCATTGCGCGCCAAGTCTATGTAGCGCAGCCGCGGCTGTTGCTTCGACAGTCCGCCTGA
- a CDS encoding enoyl-CoA hydratase/isomerase family protein: protein MAETLVRYAESGATALVTLSRPEKLNALTAAMLDELEVIARKLDVDQSIRSVILTGSGEKAFCVGADINQWSELAPLDMWRRWVKRGHQVFDQWARLRQPVIVALNGHAFGGGLELAITGDIRISSDAAQYALPEASIATCPGWSGTQRLVQLVGASHGKYLALTGRRIKAGDAHATGLVHEVAPAGEVFERAMACAREMADKAPISIQLTKQLLNAAAGEAVGATLEGMAGALAAHTLDAAEGVKSFQEKRAPQYQGR, encoded by the coding sequence ATGGCTGAGACGCTTGTTCGGTATGCCGAGAGCGGTGCCACGGCACTGGTCACCCTCAGCCGGCCTGAAAAGTTGAACGCACTCACGGCAGCGATGCTCGATGAGCTTGAGGTGATCGCACGCAAGCTGGATGTGGATCAGTCCATTCGATCGGTGATCCTTACCGGCAGTGGAGAGAAAGCGTTCTGCGTGGGCGCAGACATCAACCAATGGTCAGAACTCGCGCCGTTGGACATGTGGCGTCGCTGGGTCAAGCGTGGGCACCAGGTGTTCGATCAATGGGCTCGCCTTCGTCAGCCTGTGATCGTCGCCCTCAATGGACACGCATTTGGCGGCGGACTTGAGCTCGCGATAACAGGTGACATTCGCATCAGCTCCGATGCGGCGCAGTACGCGTTGCCGGAGGCATCGATCGCGACTTGTCCGGGATGGTCTGGCACGCAACGTTTGGTGCAACTTGTCGGCGCCAGCCATGGCAAGTACCTGGCCCTCACCGGTCGCCGGATAAAGGCGGGCGATGCCCACGCCACCGGCCTCGTGCATGAAGTTGCGCCGGCGGGTGAAGTGTTCGAGCGAGCGATGGCTTGCGCACGAGAGATGGCGGACAAAGCGCCGATCTCCATTCAGCTGACCAAGCAGCTCCTGAACGCCGCTGCCGGTGAAGCGGTGGGCGCCACTCTCGAAGGCATGGCTGGTGCGTTGGCCGCTCACACCCTCGACGCCGCAGAAGGTGTGAAAAGTTTTCAGGAAAAGCGGGCGCCGCAGTACCAGGGACGTTAA
- a CDS encoding ABC transporter substrate-binding protein: MKIQTLAFAAAAFISSAALAQQNVEVLHWWTSGGEAAALNVLKSNLEKQGVKWNDMPVAGGGGEAAMTAVRARVTSGNPPTAVQMLGFDITDWAKQNVLADLNELAAKEGWDKSVPKALQQFSKHNGKWVAAPVNVHSTNWVWANKEVLTKAGVTTEPRTWDEFIAAAEKVQKAGFVALAHGGQPWQEATVFDGVVLATGGVDYYRKAFIERDPATLASPTTEKVFQRMSQLRKLVDKDFSGRDWNVASGMVISGKAGFQIMGDWAKGEFINAKKVPGKDFLCFRIPGTQGSVTFNSDQFVMYKVGADKAAAQTKLAGAILDPAFQSAFNVVKGSAPARTDVSDAAFDACGKKAIKDLAEANSKNTLVGSIAHGHAAPASVKSAFYDVITRHFNGQLDDKKAAAALVAAAKS; the protein is encoded by the coding sequence ATGAAGATTCAGACCCTGGCCTTTGCGGCTGCTGCATTTATCTCTTCAGCCGCTTTGGCTCAACAGAACGTGGAGGTCTTGCACTGGTGGACTTCCGGTGGCGAAGCGGCCGCGCTGAACGTGCTCAAGAGCAACCTTGAGAAGCAAGGCGTGAAATGGAACGACATGCCGGTCGCCGGTGGCGGCGGCGAGGCCGCAATGACAGCTGTGCGTGCGCGTGTGACCTCGGGCAACCCTCCCACTGCGGTGCAGATGCTGGGCTTCGATATCACCGACTGGGCCAAGCAGAACGTGCTCGCGGACCTGAACGAGTTGGCAGCCAAGGAGGGTTGGGACAAGAGCGTTCCGAAGGCGCTGCAGCAGTTCTCCAAGCACAACGGCAAGTGGGTGGCGGCACCGGTCAACGTGCATTCCACCAACTGGGTGTGGGCCAACAAAGAGGTGCTGACAAAGGCCGGCGTCACAACCGAGCCGAGGACGTGGGACGAGTTCATCGCCGCAGCCGAAAAGGTCCAGAAGGCGGGCTTTGTGGCGCTGGCCCATGGCGGCCAACCTTGGCAGGAGGCGACCGTGTTCGACGGTGTTGTGCTGGCGACCGGCGGCGTCGATTACTACCGCAAGGCTTTCATCGAACGTGACCCAGCGACGCTCGCATCTCCGACCACCGAAAAGGTGTTCCAGCGCATGTCGCAGCTCCGCAAACTCGTGGACAAAGATTTTTCGGGACGTGATTGGAACGTTGCCTCCGGCATGGTCATCAGCGGGAAAGCTGGCTTCCAGATCATGGGTGACTGGGCCAAGGGCGAGTTCATCAACGCGAAGAAGGTGCCTGGCAAGGACTTCCTGTGCTTCCGCATTCCCGGGACGCAGGGTTCCGTCACCTTCAACTCGGACCAATTCGTGATGTACAAGGTTGGCGCCGACAAGGCTGCTGCGCAGACGAAGCTTGCCGGTGCCATTCTTGATCCGGCATTCCAGTCAGCGTTCAACGTGGTGAAGGGATCTGCCCCGGCGCGCACCGATGTGTCCGATGCGGCATTTGACGCGTGTGGCAAGAAGGCCATCAAGGACTTGGCAGAGGCCAACTCGAAGAACACCCTTGTGGGCTCCATCGCCCACGGCCATGCCGCACCGGCCTCGGTGAAGAGCGCCTTCTATGACGTCATCACGCGCCACTTCAACGGCCAGCTCGATGACAAAAAGGCAGCAGCAGCGCTCGTGGCCGCGGCCAAAAGCTGA
- a CDS encoding ABC transporter substrate-binding protein codes for MKKSIAMLTAAMAIAFPAAAQKNVEVLHFWTSGGEAAALGVLKSNLEKQGIKWNDMPVAGGGGEQAMTALRARVTSGNPPSAVLLMGYDLVDWANQGVLADLNPLAAKEGWDKVVPAAVQRFTKQNGKWIAAPLAVHSINWVWANKAVLEKAGVTAEPKTWDEFIAAAEKVQKAGFIALAHGGQPWQEATVFDSVVLATGGAEFYRKAFVELDSKALSSPTMLKVFQRMGQLRKLVDKDFSGRDWNVASGMVITGKAGFQIMGDWAKGEFSNAQKTPGKDYTCFPVPGTQGSVVFLSNQFAMFKVGADKADAQTKMASASLDPAVQSAFNVLKGAVPARTDVSDAAFDICGKRAMKELAQSNKANTLVGSIAHGHASPTAVKNAFYDVITRHFNGQLDDAKAVAAMVSASKS; via the coding sequence ATGAAGAAATCAATTGCGATGTTGACCGCAGCCATGGCCATCGCGTTTCCGGCGGCCGCACAGAAGAACGTGGAAGTGCTGCACTTCTGGACGTCGGGCGGAGAGGCTGCTGCACTGGGCGTTCTGAAGTCCAACCTCGAGAAGCAAGGCATCAAGTGGAACGACATGCCTGTTGCCGGCGGTGGCGGTGAGCAGGCGATGACCGCACTACGCGCTCGCGTGACATCCGGTAACCCGCCGTCGGCCGTGCTGCTGATGGGTTATGACCTGGTCGATTGGGCTAACCAAGGCGTTCTTGCCGACCTTAACCCGCTCGCGGCGAAAGAAGGCTGGGACAAGGTTGTGCCGGCAGCTGTGCAACGCTTCACCAAGCAAAACGGCAAGTGGATTGCCGCGCCCCTTGCCGTTCACTCGATCAACTGGGTGTGGGCCAACAAGGCAGTGCTTGAAAAGGCTGGTGTCACGGCCGAACCCAAGACGTGGGACGAGTTCATCGCAGCTGCTGAGAAGGTTCAGAAGGCCGGTTTCATCGCCCTGGCGCATGGCGGTCAGCCCTGGCAAGAAGCCACCGTTTTCGACAGTGTGGTGCTCGCCACCGGCGGCGCGGAGTTTTACCGCAAAGCGTTCGTCGAGCTGGATTCCAAAGCGCTGAGCTCGCCAACGATGCTGAAGGTGTTCCAGCGCATGGGGCAGTTGCGCAAGCTGGTCGACAAGGACTTCTCCGGCCGTGACTGGAACGTCGCGTCTGGCATGGTCATCACCGGCAAGGCCGGCTTCCAAATCATGGGCGACTGGGCCAAGGGCGAATTCTCTAACGCGCAGAAAACCCCTGGCAAGGACTACACCTGCTTCCCGGTGCCGGGCACGCAAGGCAGTGTGGTGTTCCTGTCGAACCAGTTCGCAATGTTCAAGGTGGGCGCCGACAAGGCGGACGCGCAAACCAAGATGGCATCGGCCAGCCTCGACCCCGCGGTGCAGTCGGCGTTCAACGTGCTCAAGGGTGCCGTGCCGGCTCGCACAGACGTGTCCGATGCCGCCTTCGACATCTGCGGCAAGCGCGCGATGAAGGAACTGGCGCAGTCGAACAAGGCCAACACCCTCGTTGGCTCGATCGCACACGGCCACGCGTCGCCCACCGCAGTGAAGAACGCGTTCTACGACGTCATCACCCGCCACTTCAACGGCCAACTGGATGACGCCAAGGCGGTTGCCGCCATGGTGTCTGCATCGAAGAGTTGA